One window of the Populus trichocarpa isolate Nisqually-1 chromosome 9, P.trichocarpa_v4.1, whole genome shotgun sequence genome contains the following:
- the LOC7469646 gene encoding uncharacterized protein LOC7469646 — protein sequence MGKEKRYWLLKTEPGEWSWDDQASNGGISNWDGVKNKQAQKNLKAMKLNDLCFFYHSGSNARRVVGVVTVVREWYDEGGEGVVDVKAVGEMRRPLDLKELKGDEGLKGFQLFRQPRLSVVPVSKEVWERVCELGGGFEGDGKDDGGDDVDE from the coding sequence atggGGAAAGAAAAGCGATATTGGCTTCTCAAAACCGAGCCAGGAGAGTGGTCATGGGATGATCAAGCCTCCAATGGAGGCATATCCAATTGGGATGGGGTAAAAAATAAGCAAGCCCAGAAGAACCTCAAGGCCATGAAACTCAATGATCTTTGCTTCTTCTACCACTCTGGGTCCAACGCGCGACGTGTTGTTGGTGTGGTTACTGTGGTGAGAGAATGGTATGATGAAGGTGGCGAAGGAGTGGTGGATGTCAAAGCAGTGGGGGAGATGAGAAGGCCATTGGATTTGAAGGAATTGAAGGGTGATGAAGGGTTAAAGGGTTTTCAATTGTTTAGGCAACCTAGGTTATCAGTTGTGCCGGTTTCAAAGGAGGTTTGGGAGAGAGTTTGTGAGCTGGGAGGTGGGTTTGAAGGGGATGGAAAGGATGACGGTGGTGATGATGTTGATGAGTAG
- the LOC7478753 gene encoding uncharacterized protein LOC7478753 gives MAIQLENLVQSIKSKVRALKKKSKKPYIKMDKSASVKVEIRSRKARKLIDKTLQVADRPGKRTIS, from the coding sequence ATGGCAATTCAGCTAGAGAATCTGGTGCagtcaatcaaatcaaaagttagagccttGAAGAAGAAGTCCAAGAAACCATACATCAAGATGGACAAGAGTGCAAGTGTTAAGGTTGAGATCCGTAGCAGAAAAGCAAGAAAACTTATTGACAAGACTCTTCAAGTTGCTGATCGTCCTGGGAAGCGCACCATTTCTTGA
- the LOC127905748 gene encoding uncharacterized protein LOC127905748, producing MGGTGTRSEAKKRSKLVVILLAPFTVLRKAGNFYMKFVADCSDMVGNDYNGMVGGPTAQMSTLPKSFSSNSMRESSIGYSASGRRSGPLQSASGRRSGVISESASGRRSHEMQPDMHYREAGVMRRESTMRYSNGMAMRSYSVGIGKIGKIEEEKPCSFREDDEDDKVDVFPRSRSHAVTRNKGAYY from the exons ATGGGTGGGACAGGTACGAGAAGCGAAGCAAAAAAGCGAAGCAAGCTCGTGGTAATTTTGTTAGCGCCCTTCACAGTTCTTAGGAAGGCTGGGAACTTTTACATGAAGTTCGTGGCAGATTGCTCTGATATGGTTGGGAATGATTATAATGGTATGGTAGGTGGACCGACAGCTCAAATGTCAACCTTGCCTAAGAGTTTCAGCAGTAATTCCATGAGAGAAAGCAGTATAGGATACTCAGCTTCAGGGAGGAGAAGTGGGCCGTTACAATCAGCTTCAGGGAGGAGAA GTGGTGTGATTTCAGAATCGGCTTCAGGGAGGAGAAGTCACGAGATGCAGCCAGATATGCATTACAGGGAAGCAGGAGTCATGAGAAGGGAGAGCACCATGAGATATTCTAATGGAATGGCAATGAGGAGCTATAGTGTTGGGATAGGAAAGATTGGCAAAATCGAAGAGGAGAAACCTTGTTCATTTAGagaggatgatgaagatgaCAAGGTAGATGTGTTTCCTAGAAGTAGAAGCCATGCGGTTACAAGGAATAAAGGTGCCTATTACTAG
- the LOC7469644 gene encoding senescence-associated carboxylesterase 101 isoform X1, giving the protein MSISVCDTFSRFISGLDLADLVVNADLLQLSCDAIEDLHAETNPHQQLSSTLSVRHKLVQQSNCTIIAFATSPLCTKDHILQGGDLVSSSTLEEQKFPLFDFLRSKGNPSFSILRVAINLFEAYFQELSQLKDQIHDSTTEELLVNSRLIVTGHSLGGTIASLFTLWLLDNIKKTTRRNQLPFCITFGSPLIGDQGFQRAISEHSQRNSCFLHVAAFKDLSPGIFITSQPNPQYMPFGTYFFCSELGCNCVEDPEVVSWLLKSTITPVSAEEMGIDDYSGIVKHLKSRLIMKDNSQLGQPVTPSLRPEMILQLKAIGFEITAQQQQNNIINDLISEWERHENRKAQQMKAIDPNEKLNIVKIRMANLEWYKKDCKAKGVGYYDSYKNLYFTRDGEVTKHKKVLFDYWKKFVEDLERKPQKEGAFMRETWLFAGTNYRRMVEPLDIAQYYRQTGKRDYLTYGRSRHYILLEQWQKEQTEKLAGPPNDKKKQSVAGILTEDSCFWMNVEEALISCKLLKDETSSTSEKQSARESLNTFEQYVMDQINNYAVSPEIFLEKSSFTKWWKDFQEIIETSHNSPLTDFMKNRTYRQYERGQF; this is encoded by the exons ATGTCCATCTCTGTTTGTGACACCTTTTCCAG ATTTATCAGTGGGCTAGATTTGGCAGACTTGGTGGTCAACGCCGACCTGCTCCAGCTTTCATGTGATGCCATAGAGGACCTGCACGCAGAAACCAATCCACATCAACAACTGTCCAGCACTCTGTCTGTAAGACACAAACTTGTTCAACAATCGAATTGTACCATCATAGCTTTTGCCACTTCACCTCTCTGTACAAAAGACCATATTTTACAAGGAGGAGATTTGGTTTCATCATCAACTCTCGAGGAGCAGAAGTTTCCTCTCTTTGACTTCCTACGCTCCAAAGGCAATCCGTCCTTCTCCATTCTTAGAGTTGCAATAAACCTTTTTGAGGCCTACTTTCAGGAGCTCTCTCAACTCAAAGATCAA ATCCATGATTCGACGACTGAAGAATTACTAGTGAACTCTCGGTTGATTGTTACTGGACATTCTCTTGGAGGAACAATTGCTTCTCTCTTTACTCTATGGTTGTTAGacaacataaaaaagacaacCAGAAGAAATCAACTCCCCTTCTGCATCACTTTTGGTTCACCCCTTATAGGCGACCAAGGCTTCCAACGAGCCATCTCAGAACATTCACAACGGAATTCTTGTTTTCTACACGTTGCTGCCTTCAAGGACCTATCCCCAGGAATTTTCATAACTTCACAGCCTAATCCTCAGTACATGCCTTTTGGTACATATTTCTTCTGTTCTGAGCTGGGATGCAACTGTGTTGAAGACCCTGAAGTGGTTTCATGGTTATTGAAAAGCACAATAACTCCAGTTTCCGCTGAAGAAATGGGGATTGATGATTATAGTGGAATAGTGAAGCATCTGAAGTCGAGGCTTATCATGAAGGATAATTCACAACTTGGCCAACCAGTTACGCCTTCACTTCGGCCGGAGATGATTTTACAACTGAAAGCCATTGGATTTGAAATAACTGCTCAG CAGCAGCAGAACAACATCATCAATGATCTTATTTCAGAATGGGAAAGACACGAAAATCGAAAGGCACAACAAATGAAGGCTATTGACCCGAACGAAAAACTAAACATAGTTAAGATAAGAATGGCCAACTTAGAATGGTACAAGAAAGACTGCAAGGCTAAGGGGGTAGGCTACTATGATAGTTACAAGAACCTGTACTTCACAAGAGATGGAGAGGTTACCAAGCACAAGAAAGTTCTCTTCGATTACTGGAAAAAATTCGTGGAGGACCTTGAGCGAAAACCCCAAAAAGAAGGAGCATTTATGCGGGAGACATGGCTTTTCGCTGGAACAAATTATAGAAGAATGGTTGAACCACTTGACATTGCTCAATACTATAGACAGACTGGGAAACGAGACTATCTAACTTATGGAAGATCCAGACATTATATTCTGCTGGAGCAATGGCAAAAGGAGCAAACAGAAAAACTTGCAGGCCCACCAAATGATAAGAAGAAACAAAGTGTGGCTGGTATTCTTACAGAGGATTCTTGCTTTTGGATGAACGTGGAGGAGGCTCTCATTTCATGCAaattgttgaaggatgaaacctCCAGTACTTCAGAGAAACAGTCAGCGAGAGAGTCTCTGAATACTTTCGAGCAATATGTGATGGACCAAATTAATAACTATGCGGTGTCTCCTGagattttcttggaaaaaagcAGTTTTACGAAATGGTGGAAAGATTTTCAGGAAATCATTGAAACATCCCATAATTCTCCTCTCACTGACTTCATGAAGAATCGCACATATCGCCAATATGAAAGGGGGCAGTTTTAG
- the LOC7469644 gene encoding senescence-associated carboxylesterase 101 isoform X2, with protein sequence MSISVCDTFSRFISGLDLADLVVNADLLQLSCDAIEDLHAETNPHQQLSSTLSVRHKLVQQSNCTIIAFATSPLCTKDHILQGGDLVSSSTLEEQKFPLFDFLRSKGNPSFSILRVAINLFEAYFQELSQLKDQIHDSTTEELLVNSRLIVTGHSLGGTIASLFTLWLLDNIKKTTRRNQLPFCITFGSPLIGDQGFQRAISEHSQRNSCFLHVAAFKDLSPGIFITSQPNPQYMPFGTYFFCSELGCNCVEDPEVVSWLLKSTITPVSAEEMGIDDYSGIVKHLKSRLIMKDNSQLGQPVTPSLRPEMILQLKAIGFEITAQQQNNIINDLISEWERHENRKAQQMKAIDPNEKLNIVKIRMANLEWYKKDCKAKGVGYYDSYKNLYFTRDGEVTKHKKVLFDYWKKFVEDLERKPQKEGAFMRETWLFAGTNYRRMVEPLDIAQYYRQTGKRDYLTYGRSRHYILLEQWQKEQTEKLAGPPNDKKKQSVAGILTEDSCFWMNVEEALISCKLLKDETSSTSEKQSARESLNTFEQYVMDQINNYAVSPEIFLEKSSFTKWWKDFQEIIETSHNSPLTDFMKNRTYRQYERGQF encoded by the exons ATGTCCATCTCTGTTTGTGACACCTTTTCCAG ATTTATCAGTGGGCTAGATTTGGCAGACTTGGTGGTCAACGCCGACCTGCTCCAGCTTTCATGTGATGCCATAGAGGACCTGCACGCAGAAACCAATCCACATCAACAACTGTCCAGCACTCTGTCTGTAAGACACAAACTTGTTCAACAATCGAATTGTACCATCATAGCTTTTGCCACTTCACCTCTCTGTACAAAAGACCATATTTTACAAGGAGGAGATTTGGTTTCATCATCAACTCTCGAGGAGCAGAAGTTTCCTCTCTTTGACTTCCTACGCTCCAAAGGCAATCCGTCCTTCTCCATTCTTAGAGTTGCAATAAACCTTTTTGAGGCCTACTTTCAGGAGCTCTCTCAACTCAAAGATCAA ATCCATGATTCGACGACTGAAGAATTACTAGTGAACTCTCGGTTGATTGTTACTGGACATTCTCTTGGAGGAACAATTGCTTCTCTCTTTACTCTATGGTTGTTAGacaacataaaaaagacaacCAGAAGAAATCAACTCCCCTTCTGCATCACTTTTGGTTCACCCCTTATAGGCGACCAAGGCTTCCAACGAGCCATCTCAGAACATTCACAACGGAATTCTTGTTTTCTACACGTTGCTGCCTTCAAGGACCTATCCCCAGGAATTTTCATAACTTCACAGCCTAATCCTCAGTACATGCCTTTTGGTACATATTTCTTCTGTTCTGAGCTGGGATGCAACTGTGTTGAAGACCCTGAAGTGGTTTCATGGTTATTGAAAAGCACAATAACTCCAGTTTCCGCTGAAGAAATGGGGATTGATGATTATAGTGGAATAGTGAAGCATCTGAAGTCGAGGCTTATCATGAAGGATAATTCACAACTTGGCCAACCAGTTACGCCTTCACTTCGGCCGGAGATGATTTTACAACTGAAAGCCATTGGATTTGAAATAACTGCTCAG CAGCAGAACAACATCATCAATGATCTTATTTCAGAATGGGAAAGACACGAAAATCGAAAGGCACAACAAATGAAGGCTATTGACCCGAACGAAAAACTAAACATAGTTAAGATAAGAATGGCCAACTTAGAATGGTACAAGAAAGACTGCAAGGCTAAGGGGGTAGGCTACTATGATAGTTACAAGAACCTGTACTTCACAAGAGATGGAGAGGTTACCAAGCACAAGAAAGTTCTCTTCGATTACTGGAAAAAATTCGTGGAGGACCTTGAGCGAAAACCCCAAAAAGAAGGAGCATTTATGCGGGAGACATGGCTTTTCGCTGGAACAAATTATAGAAGAATGGTTGAACCACTTGACATTGCTCAATACTATAGACAGACTGGGAAACGAGACTATCTAACTTATGGAAGATCCAGACATTATATTCTGCTGGAGCAATGGCAAAAGGAGCAAACAGAAAAACTTGCAGGCCCACCAAATGATAAGAAGAAACAAAGTGTGGCTGGTATTCTTACAGAGGATTCTTGCTTTTGGATGAACGTGGAGGAGGCTCTCATTTCATGCAaattgttgaaggatgaaacctCCAGTACTTCAGAGAAACAGTCAGCGAGAGAGTCTCTGAATACTTTCGAGCAATATGTGATGGACCAAATTAATAACTATGCGGTGTCTCCTGagattttcttggaaaaaagcAGTTTTACGAAATGGTGGAAAGATTTTCAGGAAATCATTGAAACATCCCATAATTCTCCTCTCACTGACTTCATGAAGAATCGCACATATCGCCAATATGAAAGGGGGCAGTTTTAG
- the LOC7469644 gene encoding senescence-associated carboxylesterase 101 isoform X3, translating into MSISVCDTFSSGLDLADLVVNADLLQLSCDAIEDLHAETNPHQQLSSTLSVRHKLVQQSNCTIIAFATSPLCTKDHILQGGDLVSSSTLEEQKFPLFDFLRSKGNPSFSILRVAINLFEAYFQELSQLKDQIHDSTTEELLVNSRLIVTGHSLGGTIASLFTLWLLDNIKKTTRRNQLPFCITFGSPLIGDQGFQRAISEHSQRNSCFLHVAAFKDLSPGIFITSQPNPQYMPFGTYFFCSELGCNCVEDPEVVSWLLKSTITPVSAEEMGIDDYSGIVKHLKSRLIMKDNSQLGQPVTPSLRPEMILQLKAIGFEITAQQQQNNIINDLISEWERHENRKAQQMKAIDPNEKLNIVKIRMANLEWYKKDCKAKGVGYYDSYKNLYFTRDGEVTKHKKVLFDYWKKFVEDLERKPQKEGAFMRETWLFAGTNYRRMVEPLDIAQYYRQTGKRDYLTYGRSRHYILLEQWQKEQTEKLAGPPNDKKKQSVAGILTEDSCFWMNVEEALISCKLLKDETSSTSEKQSARESLNTFEQYVMDQINNYAVSPEIFLEKSSFTKWWKDFQEIIETSHNSPLTDFMKNRTYRQYERGQF; encoded by the exons ATGTCCATCTCTGTTTGTGACACCTTTTCCAG TGGGCTAGATTTGGCAGACTTGGTGGTCAACGCCGACCTGCTCCAGCTTTCATGTGATGCCATAGAGGACCTGCACGCAGAAACCAATCCACATCAACAACTGTCCAGCACTCTGTCTGTAAGACACAAACTTGTTCAACAATCGAATTGTACCATCATAGCTTTTGCCACTTCACCTCTCTGTACAAAAGACCATATTTTACAAGGAGGAGATTTGGTTTCATCATCAACTCTCGAGGAGCAGAAGTTTCCTCTCTTTGACTTCCTACGCTCCAAAGGCAATCCGTCCTTCTCCATTCTTAGAGTTGCAATAAACCTTTTTGAGGCCTACTTTCAGGAGCTCTCTCAACTCAAAGATCAA ATCCATGATTCGACGACTGAAGAATTACTAGTGAACTCTCGGTTGATTGTTACTGGACATTCTCTTGGAGGAACAATTGCTTCTCTCTTTACTCTATGGTTGTTAGacaacataaaaaagacaacCAGAAGAAATCAACTCCCCTTCTGCATCACTTTTGGTTCACCCCTTATAGGCGACCAAGGCTTCCAACGAGCCATCTCAGAACATTCACAACGGAATTCTTGTTTTCTACACGTTGCTGCCTTCAAGGACCTATCCCCAGGAATTTTCATAACTTCACAGCCTAATCCTCAGTACATGCCTTTTGGTACATATTTCTTCTGTTCTGAGCTGGGATGCAACTGTGTTGAAGACCCTGAAGTGGTTTCATGGTTATTGAAAAGCACAATAACTCCAGTTTCCGCTGAAGAAATGGGGATTGATGATTATAGTGGAATAGTGAAGCATCTGAAGTCGAGGCTTATCATGAAGGATAATTCACAACTTGGCCAACCAGTTACGCCTTCACTTCGGCCGGAGATGATTTTACAACTGAAAGCCATTGGATTTGAAATAACTGCTCAG CAGCAGCAGAACAACATCATCAATGATCTTATTTCAGAATGGGAAAGACACGAAAATCGAAAGGCACAACAAATGAAGGCTATTGACCCGAACGAAAAACTAAACATAGTTAAGATAAGAATGGCCAACTTAGAATGGTACAAGAAAGACTGCAAGGCTAAGGGGGTAGGCTACTATGATAGTTACAAGAACCTGTACTTCACAAGAGATGGAGAGGTTACCAAGCACAAGAAAGTTCTCTTCGATTACTGGAAAAAATTCGTGGAGGACCTTGAGCGAAAACCCCAAAAAGAAGGAGCATTTATGCGGGAGACATGGCTTTTCGCTGGAACAAATTATAGAAGAATGGTTGAACCACTTGACATTGCTCAATACTATAGACAGACTGGGAAACGAGACTATCTAACTTATGGAAGATCCAGACATTATATTCTGCTGGAGCAATGGCAAAAGGAGCAAACAGAAAAACTTGCAGGCCCACCAAATGATAAGAAGAAACAAAGTGTGGCTGGTATTCTTACAGAGGATTCTTGCTTTTGGATGAACGTGGAGGAGGCTCTCATTTCATGCAaattgttgaaggatgaaacctCCAGTACTTCAGAGAAACAGTCAGCGAGAGAGTCTCTGAATACTTTCGAGCAATATGTGATGGACCAAATTAATAACTATGCGGTGTCTCCTGagattttcttggaaaaaagcAGTTTTACGAAATGGTGGAAAGATTTTCAGGAAATCATTGAAACATCCCATAATTCTCCTCTCACTGACTTCATGAAGAATCGCACATATCGCCAATATGAAAGGGGGCAGTTTTAG
- the LOC7469644 gene encoding senescence-associated carboxylesterase 101 isoform X4 produces the protein MSQFPPFISGLDLADLVVNADLLQLSCDAIEDLHAETNPHQQLSSTLSVRHKLVQQSNCTIIAFATSPLCTKDHILQGGDLVSSSTLEEQKFPLFDFLRSKGNPSFSILRVAINLFEAYFQELSQLKDQIHDSTTEELLVNSRLIVTGHSLGGTIASLFTLWLLDNIKKTTRRNQLPFCITFGSPLIGDQGFQRAISEHSQRNSCFLHVAAFKDLSPGIFITSQPNPQYMPFGTYFFCSELGCNCVEDPEVVSWLLKSTITPVSAEEMGIDDYSGIVKHLKSRLIMKDNSQLGQPVTPSLRPEMILQLKAIGFEITAQQQQNNIINDLISEWERHENRKAQQMKAIDPNEKLNIVKIRMANLEWYKKDCKAKGVGYYDSYKNLYFTRDGEVTKHKKVLFDYWKKFVEDLERKPQKEGAFMRETWLFAGTNYRRMVEPLDIAQYYRQTGKRDYLTYGRSRHYILLEQWQKEQTEKLAGPPNDKKKQSVAGILTEDSCFWMNVEEALISCKLLKDETSSTSEKQSARESLNTFEQYVMDQINNYAVSPEIFLEKSSFTKWWKDFQEIIETSHNSPLTDFMKNRTYRQYERGQF, from the exons ATGAGTCAATTTCCTCC ATTTATCAGTGGGCTAGATTTGGCAGACTTGGTGGTCAACGCCGACCTGCTCCAGCTTTCATGTGATGCCATAGAGGACCTGCACGCAGAAACCAATCCACATCAACAACTGTCCAGCACTCTGTCTGTAAGACACAAACTTGTTCAACAATCGAATTGTACCATCATAGCTTTTGCCACTTCACCTCTCTGTACAAAAGACCATATTTTACAAGGAGGAGATTTGGTTTCATCATCAACTCTCGAGGAGCAGAAGTTTCCTCTCTTTGACTTCCTACGCTCCAAAGGCAATCCGTCCTTCTCCATTCTTAGAGTTGCAATAAACCTTTTTGAGGCCTACTTTCAGGAGCTCTCTCAACTCAAAGATCAA ATCCATGATTCGACGACTGAAGAATTACTAGTGAACTCTCGGTTGATTGTTACTGGACATTCTCTTGGAGGAACAATTGCTTCTCTCTTTACTCTATGGTTGTTAGacaacataaaaaagacaacCAGAAGAAATCAACTCCCCTTCTGCATCACTTTTGGTTCACCCCTTATAGGCGACCAAGGCTTCCAACGAGCCATCTCAGAACATTCACAACGGAATTCTTGTTTTCTACACGTTGCTGCCTTCAAGGACCTATCCCCAGGAATTTTCATAACTTCACAGCCTAATCCTCAGTACATGCCTTTTGGTACATATTTCTTCTGTTCTGAGCTGGGATGCAACTGTGTTGAAGACCCTGAAGTGGTTTCATGGTTATTGAAAAGCACAATAACTCCAGTTTCCGCTGAAGAAATGGGGATTGATGATTATAGTGGAATAGTGAAGCATCTGAAGTCGAGGCTTATCATGAAGGATAATTCACAACTTGGCCAACCAGTTACGCCTTCACTTCGGCCGGAGATGATTTTACAACTGAAAGCCATTGGATTTGAAATAACTGCTCAG CAGCAGCAGAACAACATCATCAATGATCTTATTTCAGAATGGGAAAGACACGAAAATCGAAAGGCACAACAAATGAAGGCTATTGACCCGAACGAAAAACTAAACATAGTTAAGATAAGAATGGCCAACTTAGAATGGTACAAGAAAGACTGCAAGGCTAAGGGGGTAGGCTACTATGATAGTTACAAGAACCTGTACTTCACAAGAGATGGAGAGGTTACCAAGCACAAGAAAGTTCTCTTCGATTACTGGAAAAAATTCGTGGAGGACCTTGAGCGAAAACCCCAAAAAGAAGGAGCATTTATGCGGGAGACATGGCTTTTCGCTGGAACAAATTATAGAAGAATGGTTGAACCACTTGACATTGCTCAATACTATAGACAGACTGGGAAACGAGACTATCTAACTTATGGAAGATCCAGACATTATATTCTGCTGGAGCAATGGCAAAAGGAGCAAACAGAAAAACTTGCAGGCCCACCAAATGATAAGAAGAAACAAAGTGTGGCTGGTATTCTTACAGAGGATTCTTGCTTTTGGATGAACGTGGAGGAGGCTCTCATTTCATGCAaattgttgaaggatgaaacctCCAGTACTTCAGAGAAACAGTCAGCGAGAGAGTCTCTGAATACTTTCGAGCAATATGTGATGGACCAAATTAATAACTATGCGGTGTCTCCTGagattttcttggaaaaaagcAGTTTTACGAAATGGTGGAAAGATTTTCAGGAAATCATTGAAACATCCCATAATTCTCCTCTCACTGACTTCATGAAGAATCGCACATATCGCCAATATGAAAGGGGGCAGTTTTAG
- the LOC7469643 gene encoding LOW QUALITY PROTEIN: magnesium transporter MRS2-3 (The sequence of the model RefSeq protein was modified relative to this genomic sequence to represent the inferred CDS: substituted 1 base at 1 genomic stop codon), with protein MTSRPQTPPHQDPMARPAPTTTSLTVPLPSSRKKGTGVRPWLLLDSTGQAQVVEVGKHAIMRRTGLPARDLRILDPLLSYPSTVLGRERAIVINLEHIKAIITAQEVLLLNSRDPSVTPFVGFLMXVCFSHFEDCNEGIKDEGKQGFENRDGSKVLPFEFVALEACLEAACSCLESEAKTLEQEAHPALDKLTSKISTLNLERVRQIKSRLVAITGRVQKVRDELEHLLDDDEDMVELYLTEKLVQQQLEDSSTSSLNEGNDMDDDELQADSDDSIPAEVSLGALASHKDDFNNIDNEHDHLFTAPNGLGRYSHTHTSTTRSAISKHLNVEELEMLLEAYFVQIDGTLNKLSTLREYVDDTEDYINIMLDDKQNHLLQMGVMLTTATLVVSCFVVVVGIFGMNIKIALFKEDVQTGMPKFLWTLAGGTSGVIFLYVIAIAWCKHKRLLE; from the exons ATGACATCTCGCCCACAAACACCACCACACCAGGACCCGATGGCCCGTCCCGCACCAACCACAACCTCTCTCACCGTCCCTCTCCCATCCTCTCGCAAAAAAGGAACAGGGGTCCGACCCTGGCTCTTATTAGACTCAACAGGCCAGGCCCAGGTAGTGGAAGTTGGTAAGCACGCCATCATGCGCCGAACTGGCCTTCCTGCTCGTGACCTTCGGATCCTTGACCCGTTACTTTCTTACCCATCTACTGTTTTGGGTCGAGAGAGAGCGATTGTTATTAATTTGGAGCATATTAAGGCGATTATTACAGCACAAGAGGTTTTGTTGTTGAATTCTAGAGACCCTTCTGTTACTCCATTTGTTGGATTTCTTATGTGAGTTT GCTTTTCACATTTTGAGGATTGCAATGAGGGAATTAAGGACGAAGGGAAACAGGGTTTCGAGAATCGAGATGGATCAAAGGTTCTTCCATTTGAGTTTGTTGCATTGGAAGCATGCCTTGAGGCAGCGTGCAGTTGCTTAGAAAGTGAA GCAAAAACACTGGAGCAAGAGGCGCATCCAGCGTTGGATAAGCTGACTTCAAAGATCAGTACTCTCAATTTAGAACGTGTCCGCCAGATTAAAAGTCGTTTGGTTGCAATAACTGGCCGAGTTCAAAAG GTTAGGGATGAATTAGAACACTTGCTGGATGATGACGAAGACATGGTGGAGTTGTATCTGACAGAAAAGCTGGTTCAGCAACAGCTTGAAGATTCTTCAACTTCCTCTTTAAATGAGGGAAATGACATGGATGATGATGAGCTTCAAGCAGACTCAGATGACAG CATCCCTGCTGAGGTGTCATTGGGAGCCCTTGCTAGCCACAAGGATGATTTTAACAACATTGATAATGAACATGATCATCTGTTTACTGCACCTAATGGACTTGGCAGATACAGCCATACCCATACTAGTACAACTCGAAGTGCTATAAGCAAGCATCTCAATGTAGAGGAGCTAGAAATGCTCCTGGAGGCGTACTTTGTACAAATTGATGGCACATTGAACAAATTATCCACG CTGAGGGAGTATGTTGATGACACAGAGGACTACATCAACATTATGCTGGATGACAAACAGAATCATCTCCTGCAAATGGGGGTTATGTTGACAACAGCAACCTTAGTGGTGAGCTGCTTTGTTGTCGTCGTTGGTATCTTCGGCATGAATATCAAAATCGCACTTTTCAAAGAAGACGTACAAACAGGAATGCCAAAGTTTCTATGGACTCTTGCTGGTGGCACTAGTGGGGTCATATTTTTGTACGTGATTGCCATTGCCTGGTGCAAGCACAAGCGGCTGTTAGAATAA